TAAACTATTCCAGATCCAATTCCTATATATCGTATGAGAGGAACGGAGACAAGGCGCGGGATGGTGTCCGTAGGCATACACATTTATTTGTCCGTTTCATTGATGATTTGCACAAAACCATACAGAAAGCCCCGCCGGGAATCCAGCGGGGCTGTTCATATATCATTTAATTACATGCCTATGTTACGATCCGAATCAACGGAATCTGCCTGTTCCTTGTTCGGGAATGGCCACCAGTTGGCACGGCCAAACATTTTCACCATTACTGGAACGAAGAATGGCAGGAACAGCAGAGAATACAAGATCAGTCCGCTGAGTACAACCGTCGCAATCTGCATCATCGAAAGAACTCCCGATGGATACATTGCAGCGAAGGTACCACTCAGAATGACGGCTGCAGACAGGATGACCGTACCCATGTTTTTCATGGCATACAGCATGGCATCCTGGACTCTCATACCTTTGTTCTCATTGAAACGGTCCATCAGGAAGATGCTGTAATCCACTCCCAGTGCAATCAGCATGACAAAGCCGAAGAACGGCGTAACCCAACTGATACCCGAGAACCCGAGTATATTCACAAAGATCGCTTCAGTCAGGGCCATCGATGTGAAATACGCCAGCAGCAACGAGACGATCAGATACAGCGGCATAATAACCGAACGGAGCAGCAGGACCAGAATGATAAACGTTCCTGCAAGCATCAGCATAACCGTGCGCGTGTAGTCGTTGTTGGAGACTTCCTGCAGATCTGCAAACGTGCTGGTTACCCCGCCAATGGCAATATCCGCTTTTTCAAGCGCACTTCCCTGCACCGCACGATGTACCGCAGCTTCAATATCCGGAACACGATCAATCGCTTCGGTTCCGTATGGATTCTCCGCAAAAATAACGTCAATCGTCATCGTTTTCCGATCTTTGGACAGATACGTATCGAATACCTGTGTGAAGTCCTTACTATTCAGTGCTTCTTCAGGAACATACCAGCCTGCCAGATCGGAATCAGGCGAGTTCTGCAATTGTGTCAGGTAATCCTGTGCTGAATCGAGTCCACCGGAAACCTGTTTGATTCCATCTACACTCTGATTAAGACCATCTGTCAATTGCGTCAATTGACCACTGAGATCCGAGAAGCCTTGCTGAATTTTTTCCTGACCGCCCTGAAGCTGACCAAGTCCGTTCTGGATGGAAGGAATCTCACTAATCACTTTACCTTGACCGTCAGCGGCCTGTTTAAGCCCGGATTGCAACTGACTGATTCCGGTCACAATCTGACCCAGACCATCGGCAAGTGCCTTCTGACCGGATGCTGCGGAGGCAAAGCCTTCGTTCGCCTGATTGATTCCAGCCGCGGCTTCGCCCAGCTTGGTTTGAATTTGACCCAAACCTTGAGCGAGCTGTGCCGTGCCGGTACCTGTTTCACCAAGGGTGCCTTTGACCCGCTGATAATCGGCGTCTTGCAGCAAATCAGGATAGCGCTCCTCAAGCGCTGTGAACGATTCATTCAAGCTGGTCAACGCTGTAGATACACCTTTGAGCTGTTGTTGCAGTTCACCTACACCATCACCCAGTGCAGCGACACCTGCTCCTGCCTGACGATAGGCTTGAAGCAATTGATTGTTGGCCTTAGCCAGCTGATCTGCACTCGTTTTGGCTTTCTGCAGACCTGCTTTTAGATCCCCCGCGCCCGAGGAGCCGTCACGGATGCCTTTTTCAATCTGCTGAAGTCCTTCCGACAACTGTGTAATACCAGACTGCAATTGGGAAGTACCTTTGGTCAGTTCTCCAGCTCCATCCGCAGCTTCTTTAAGTTGCGGTTCATTTTTGCTTAACTGACTGCTGGCTTCGCTCAGACCATCACGGATTTTATCCAGACCCGTTTTACCTTCGCCCAAACCATCAGACAATGTCCCTACTTGCTGTGTCACTTCAAAATCTTTGATCTCATCACCGGTTGGACGTGTCATGCTGCGGACACCAGAGATCCCTGGCACTTTCTCCACTTCCCGGCTGATCTTTTCGGCGAGCGCCATATACTTGGCGTTATCCATAGCTTCATCATTTTGAATAACGACCTGACCCGGCAACGATTCACCCGGACCAAAGCTGTCCGAAATGATATTGAATGCTTTGACCGAATCATATTTCTCACCAATCTCATCGAGGCTGTTAAACGACAGTTTGCCGTCGTAAGTTGCCAGTAATGGCACACATACCGCTGCAACGATGAGCAGGGCTGCCCATGGACGTTTTAGGGAGAAACGACCTGCTGCACCATAAATCTTGCTCTCGGCATGCTCCAGTGAACCCTTGGAAGGCCAGAACAGCCTTTTGCCCAGCACTGCCATGAAAAATGGAACAATCGTCACTAATGCCAGCATCATCACGGCAATACCGACAGCCACCGCTACCGCGGAACGATACAGCATAAACTGTGCAAAGCCAATGGCAATGAATCCAACCAGCACGGCAAGTGCGGAGAAGAATACCGTTTTGCCTGCTGTGCGGTAGGTAGCAATGATGGCATCCCACGTATTTTCATGATGAGCCAATTCTTCCTTGAACCGGCTAATCAACAGGATGCAATAGTCCGTACCAATCCCGAACATGACCGCCACCATAAAGATCTGCGTAAACGTTGATATAGGGAAGTCTAGTCCGTCCACAAGGAACGCGACAATCTGCTGTGAAACAATGTAGCTGATCCCTACCGTAAGCAGTGGAACAAATGGAGCAACAAAAGAGCGGAATACAAGGAACAGGATGAGCAAAATAAATACAACAGTAATGTACTCCGATTTTTTGAGTCCTTCTTGGGAGCTTTCCACCGTATCCTCATCAATCAAGCCTTTGCCGGTTATGTAATGCTCCACATTGACCGATGACAAAACTTCATTAAGGTCTTCGCGCATTTCCTTGACCGTACGGTCTCCCTGATCAATGGAAAGCGACGTTAAGATCGTCTTGCCATCGGCAGAGATCATTTTGTCTGATAGTTCAGGCTGAGAGAAAGGTTCCAGTATGGACAGAATACCCAGCTTCTCTTTTTCGGCCTCCAGTTTCTTAACGGCTTGTTCTGCCTCTGCTTTGCCGTCGGCACCCAAACCATCCGGATTATAAAATACAAGAGCCAACTGGCTGCCCTGCTGCTCTCCCTTTTGTGCTGCGGCTTCGTCCAGAATCGCCGCTGCCTGGGTGGAAGAGTGCCCTTCAGGAACCGAAAACTGTCCCTTTTCCCGAATCAATTCACTCATGTTAGGGGCGGTGAACATTAATACGGCAGCCACAACGACCCATAGCCCCATCAACCACCATCGCGCTTTCAAAATCGTTCTCATTCGTTCTCCTGTCCTCCTTCATGCGTTAGCAAAGCTGCAAGCTTCTCAAAAGATTCAATGAAGTTCTGAACCTCTTCCGGTTTGAAATGGACCAAGTACGGCTCCAGAATCTGCTGTATTTCCTGTTCTGTTTCCTTGTATACTTCCCGTCCATTGTCCGTCAGGGTCAAATAAACAACTCTGCGGTCGCGCTCATCCCCGGCCCGATGGACCAGATCCCGATCCACTAGCTTGTTGACCAGAGCTGTGATACTGCTCTTGCCCACACATAAAAGCTCTGCCAGATCAGAGGGCGTGCATAACGGCTTCTCCTCGATCAAACGAAGGGCA
Above is a window of Paenibacillus sp. E222 DNA encoding:
- a CDS encoding MMPL family transporter — protein: MRTILKARWWLMGLWVVVAAVLMFTAPNMSELIREKGQFSVPEGHSSTQAAAILDEAAAQKGEQQGSQLALVFYNPDGLGADGKAEAEQAVKKLEAEKEKLGILSILEPFSQPELSDKMISADGKTILTSLSIDQGDRTVKEMREDLNEVLSSVNVEHYITGKGLIDEDTVESSQEGLKKSEYITVVFILLILFLVFRSFVAPFVPLLTVGISYIVSQQIVAFLVDGLDFPISTFTQIFMVAVMFGIGTDYCILLISRFKEELAHHENTWDAIIATYRTAGKTVFFSALAVLVGFIAIGFAQFMLYRSAVAVAVGIAVMMLALVTIVPFFMAVLGKRLFWPSKGSLEHAESKIYGAAGRFSLKRPWAALLIVAAVCVPLLATYDGKLSFNSLDEIGEKYDSVKAFNIISDSFGPGESLPGQVVIQNDEAMDNAKYMALAEKISREVEKVPGISGVRSMTRPTGDEIKDFEVTQQVGTLSDGLGEGKTGLDKIRDGLSEASSQLSKNEPQLKEAADGAGELTKGTSQLQSGITQLSEGLQQIEKGIRDGSSGAGDLKAGLQKAKTSADQLAKANNQLLQAYRQAGAGVAALGDGVGELQQQLKGVSTALTSLNESFTALEERYPDLLQDADYQRVKGTLGETGTGTAQLAQGLGQIQTKLGEAAAGINQANEGFASAASGQKALADGLGQIVTGISQLQSGLKQAADGQGKVISEIPSIQNGLGQLQGGQEKIQQGFSDLSGQLTQLTDGLNQSVDGIKQVSGGLDSAQDYLTQLQNSPDSDLAGWYVPEEALNSKDFTQVFDTYLSKDRKTMTIDVIFAENPYGTEAIDRVPDIEAAVHRAVQGSALEKADIAIGGVTSTFADLQEVSNNDYTRTVMLMLAGTFIILVLLLRSVIMPLYLIVSLLLAYFTSMALTEAIFVNILGFSGISWVTPFFGFVMLIALGVDYSIFLMDRFNENKGMRVQDAMLYAMKNMGTVILSAAVILSGTFAAMYPSGVLSMMQIATVVLSGLILYSLLFLPFFVPVMVKMFGRANWWPFPNKEQADSVDSDRNIGM
- a CDS encoding MarR family winged helix-turn-helix transcriptional regulator, with protein sequence MNTPDARSLVNRYLDASFLVTKRFDTQIRERLGQTITTDQFCALRLIEEKPLCTPSDLAELLCVGKSSITALVNKLVDRDLVHRAGDERDRRVVYLTLTDNGREVYKETEQEIQQILEPYLVHFKPEEVQNFIESFEKLAALLTHEGGQENE